A window of the Juglans microcarpa x Juglans regia isolate MS1-56 chromosome 5D, Jm3101_v1.0, whole genome shotgun sequence genome harbors these coding sequences:
- the LOC121266061 gene encoding uncharacterized protein LOC121266061 — protein MFTTRVAKIVKQHCDMSYARWTDVPDAEKNELIERVRGDFMLDWDRENHRLAILKQLRKRFNAFHHELHKNYLSYRSHEEALASGCTMVNDNDWVKLCERWGTEKFKKISAQNRENRNRQTVNHTVGRKSFVRMLEEKVQSLLNGFLP, from the exons ATGTTCACGACACGGGTAGCAAAAATAGTAAAACAACATTGTGACATGAGTTATGCGAGGTGGACTGATGTGCCTGATGCAGAAAAGAACGAGTTGATCGAACGTGTGAGG GGTGACTTCATGTTGGATTGGGATCGGGAGAATCATAGATTGGCCATCTTGAAGCAGTTGCGTAAGCGGTTCAATGCATTCCATCACGAATTACACAAAAACTATTTATCATACAGAAGTCACGAAGAAGCATTGGCTTCTGGGTGTACCATGGTCAACGACAACGACTGGGTTAAGTTGTGTGAGAGGTGGGGAACCGAAAAATTCAAG AAAATCTCAGCACAAAATCGGGAGAATAGAAATAGGCAAACCGTTAACCACACAGTTGGCCGCAAATCCTTTGTTAGGATGTTGGAGGAGAAGGTACAATCTTTATTAAATGGATTTTTGCCGTAA
- the LOC121265679 gene encoding uncharacterized protein LOC121265679: protein MYPFEKYIGKFKWYVKNKARPEGSIVEAYIHIECLTFCSMYLQDIETKFTQIDRNIDGGEAENIDGFKIFNQKVRLMGVASNLQLSDKLLKEAIWYVLNNCAEIGHYLEEFYGKCKVHSPNCINRTHQTEFLTWFRKRVQDQRIINPLDVTADLYALA, encoded by the exons ATGTATCCATTTGAGAAGTATATCGGCAAGTTCAAGtggtatgttaagaataaagcTCGCCCAGAGGGCTCAATAGTCGAAGCCTACATTCACATCGAATGCCTGACTTTTTGCTCAATGTATCTCCAAGATATTGAGACGAAGTTTACTCAAATAGACCGCAACATTGATGGTGGAGAAGCGGAGAATATAGATGGATTCAAGATTTTCAACCAGAAAGTTCGTCTCATGGGTGTGGCTTCCAACTTACAATTATCAGATAAACTCCTCAAGGAAGCCATATGGTACGTCCTCAACAACTGCGCTGAGATTGGACACTACCTAGA GGAGTTCTACGGGAAATGTAAGGTGCATAGCCCAAATTGTATAAATCGAACACATCAAACTGAGTTTCTAACTTGGTTCAGGAAACGT GTTCAGGACCAGCGTATCATCAACCCACTCGATGTGACTGCTGATCTGTATGCGTTAGCTTGA
- the LOC121265681 gene encoding uncharacterized protein LOC121265681: MIFPPAFFDIMVHLAIHLPDEALLAGPVQYMWMYPFERYLGKFKRYVRNRARPEGSIAEAYVHVECVTFCSMYLNDIETRYNREEQNIDLVGQTSREASLSVFSQKVLPLGAARMEKLPDALFSKAEWYVLNNCAEIEDYIDDHYNKMKEEDPSNIERRHQSQFPTWFRTRIAELHAKTPSEVTDDIYALACGPDPLVASYAGCIMNGIRFHTNDLEGRRRTQNSGVVVLPTMKDCQLTSTVCCRTS, from the exons atgatattcccacctGCATTTTTCGATATCATGGTGCATCTTGCCATTCATCTGCCAGATGAGGCATTGCTAGCAGGACCTGTTCAATACATGTGGATGTACCCTTTCGAGAGGTATCTGGGTAAGTTCAAGCGATATGTCCGCAACAGAGCCCGTCCAGAAGGCTCAATTGCTGAGGCATATGTTCATGTCGAGTGCGTGACGTTTTGCTCTATGTACCTTAATGATATCGAGACTAGATATAACCGAGAGGAACAGAACATTGACTTGGTTGGGCAAACCTCTCGAGAGGCAAGTTTATCGGTTTTCTCCCAAAAGGTGCTCCCGTTAGGGGCAGCAAGAATGGAAAAATTACCCGATGCACTTTTTTCCAAGGCCGAGTGGTACGTCCTTAATAATTGCGCAGAGATTGAGGACTATATAGA TGATCACTAtaacaaaatgaaagaagagGACCCCAGTAACATTGAGCGTAGGCACCAAAGTCAATTCCCAACGTGGTTCAGAACACGC ATTGCCGAGTTGCATGCGAAGACTCCCTCTGAGGTGACCGATGACATATATGCATTAGCATGTGGTCCAGATCCACTAGTTGCATCATATGCTGGCTGTATAATGAATGGAATTCGGTTTCACACGAATGATCTCGAAGGGCGTCGCCGCACCCAAAATAGTGGGGTTGTTGTTTTGCCGACCATGAAGGATTGCCAATTGACTTCTACGGTGTGTTGCAGGACATCATAG